In Macadamia integrifolia cultivar HAES 741 chromosome 13, SCU_Mint_v3, whole genome shotgun sequence, one DNA window encodes the following:
- the LOC122059917 gene encoding uncharacterized protein LOC122059917 isoform X1 yields the protein MTKLFSINKNLGGAGSSWLGLPQRFCRPDNAIATASMWGLGLSGEGYVWSYRLVFLIGVSKAVHSVHSGLIPGLFNNQLKENNVLLDEHQAKRESHKWYIYGDQGRYDVASEDSSYSDDSNPSTN from the exons ATGACAAAATTGTTCTCAATCAACAAAAACCTGGGTGGAGCCGGTTCGTCTTGGCTTGGGCTTCCACAGCGCTTCTGTCGGCCAGACAATGCCATCGCTACTGCATCAATGTGGGGATT AGGATTGTCTGGAGAAGGGTATGTCTGGTCATATAGATTAGTGTTTCTTATTGGTGTTTCCAAGGCTGTACACTCCGTACATTCTGGCTTGATCCCTGGCTTGTTTAACAACCAACTGAAGGAAAATAATGTGTTGCTAGATGAGCATCAG GCTAAGAGAGAAAGCCACAAATGGTATATATATGGTGATCAAGGCAGGTATGATGTAGCATCTGAAGACTCATCCTACTCAGATGATTCCAATCCAAGCACAAACTAA
- the LOC122059917 gene encoding uncharacterized protein LOC122059917 isoform X3, protein MGRIRVMITTKKTGDVFEEDPLEVGSSSRVDTTMQHWVKLQPMNDKIVLNQQKPGWSRFVLAWASTALLSARQCHRYCINVGIAKRESHKWYIYGDQGRYDVASEDSSYSDDSNPSTN, encoded by the exons ATGGGGAGGATTAGGGTTATGATTACAACAAAAAAAACCGGGGATGTATTCGAAGAGGA TCCACTAGAGGTCGGTTCCTCATCTCGAGTAGATACTACGATGCAGCACTGGGTGAAGTTGCAGCCAATGAATGACAAAATTGTTCTCAATCAACAAAAACCTGGGTGGAGCCGGTTCGTCTTGGCTTGGGCTTCCACAGCGCTTCTGTCGGCCAGACAATGCCATCGCTACTGCATCAATGTGGGGATT GCTAAGAGAGAAAGCCACAAATGGTATATATATGGTGATCAAGGCAGGTATGATGTAGCATCTGAAGACTCATCCTACTCAGATGATTCCAATCCAAGCACAAACTAA
- the LOC122059917 gene encoding uncharacterized protein LOC122059917 isoform X2 has product MGRIRVMITTKKTGDVFEEEFFPFFSPLEVGSSSRVDTTMQHWVKLQPMNDKIVLNQQKPGWSRFVLAWASTALLSARQCHRYCINVGIAKRESHKWYIYGDQGRYDVASEDSSYSDDSNPSTN; this is encoded by the exons ATGGGGAGGATTAGGGTTATGATTACAACAAAAAAAACCGGGGATGTATTCGAAGAGGA attcttccctttcttcagTCCACTAGAGGTCGGTTCCTCATCTCGAGTAGATACTACGATGCAGCACTGGGTGAAGTTGCAGCCAATGAATGACAAAATTGTTCTCAATCAACAAAAACCTGGGTGGAGCCGGTTCGTCTTGGCTTGGGCTTCCACAGCGCTTCTGTCGGCCAGACAATGCCATCGCTACTGCATCAATGTGGGGATT GCTAAGAGAGAAAGCCACAAATGGTATATATATGGTGATCAAGGCAGGTATGATGTAGCATCTGAAGACTCATCCTACTCAGATGATTCCAATCCAAGCACAAACTAA
- the LOC122059917 gene encoding uncharacterized protein LOC122059917 isoform X4, with product MGRIRVMITTKKTGDVFEEEFFPFFSPLEVGSSSRVDTTMQHWVKLQPMNDKIVLNQQKPGWSRFVLAWASTALLSARQCHRYCINVGIKGSKAAVKLFNSVQPLLM from the exons ATGGGGAGGATTAGGGTTATGATTACAACAAAAAAAACCGGGGATGTATTCGAAGAGGA attcttccctttcttcagTCCACTAGAGGTCGGTTCCTCATCTCGAGTAGATACTACGATGCAGCACTGGGTGAAGTTGCAGCCAATGAATGACAAAATTGTTCTCAATCAACAAAAACCTGGGTGGAGCCGGTTCGTCTTGGCTTGGGCTTCCACAGCGCTTCTGTCGGCCAGACAATGCCATCGCTACTGCATCAATGTGGGGATT AAGGGTTCAAAAGCGGCTGTCAAGTTATTTAATTCTGTACAACCTCTGCTgatgtaa